One region of Wyeomyia smithii strain HCP4-BCI-WySm-NY-G18 chromosome 3, ASM2978416v1, whole genome shotgun sequence genomic DNA includes:
- the LOC129729731 gene encoding uncharacterized protein LOC129729731 has product MAEGTYEYECMRAELLGVEKPNREEFEASMKLRREVEQEEPLTQEMQEIDLHDEQLHGTTGKMDELNNILSITQQRINKFKVACGSLTSLLKMRPATPNAGTSSNEAAEGASSNTINDALDALDTMKDVEAASDAKIAKSAAQDMGKKMTSQLDKLDSLLSKADNATYAMKHQTDQMKKKSK; this is encoded by the exons ATGGCCGAGGGTACGTATGAATACGAATGTATGAGGGCTGAGTTGTTGGGTGTCGAAAAGCCCAATCGCGAAGAATTCGAAGCGAGTATGAAGCTTCGAAGGGAGGTTGAACAGGAAGAACCGTTAACGCAGGAGATGCAG GAGATTGACCTGCACGACGAACAACTACATGGAACTACCGGGAAGATGGATGAATTGAACAATATACTGTCAATAACGCAACAACGGATAAACAAATTTAAG GTTGCCTGCGGCAGTCTTACTAGTTTGCTCAAAATGCGCCCGGCGACACCAAACGCAGGAACCTCATCCAACGAAGCTGCAGAAGGAGCCTCTTCGAACACCATCAATGACGCACTGGACGCATTAGATACTATGAAGGATGTGGAGGCAGCATCGGATGCAAAAATTGCCAAGTCAGCAGCTCAAGATATGGGTAAAAAAATGACATCTCAACTCGACAAACTAGATTCATTACTGTCGAAAGCAGATAATGCAACTTATGCCATGAAACATCAAACTGATCAAATGAAGAAGAAGTCAAAATAA
- the LOC129728899 gene encoding uncharacterized protein LOC129728899, which yields MFGLPEFWLLLAGIVLSFSVCILAEDVSCTRIDFDQATLTYLSRCSYIQEFTVKPYHASTVFTPYRDFAEYYLSEQWQGLTCGETVQSFSVNEQTELRMVYNLIFDLSASLEVRILDLDRIDSEGNPTVVIRWKTEQATRGWGLFQQKMDLVIKRAKIQIEANMNSGSDLAIEYFTVFNYEIETDDCRSLDEFATTMITSTITTPSFTTTTTHPITTTTTSTPTTTIPTTTFPTTTTTTTTSTTTSTTYATSTTSNPTTTITSTTTSTSSSSASSTTAFIESTTLSSTTNSPRDESTSSANQAMTSTFKPVVTASPPSKANATDWIWIALAAVFAFLFCLAVVSAAYIYAMNRSLLKIALLVKIKSRGKSSQTGNRLHDNRKRSLWNEPYHSIQAFCRNTQRIPFFRDKLVGSNWIQIKIKQQASNPDPGNFTLPEQIQLTHSMACSLTRLHATGETKAMELQKNFNLDGDSLDKGPSVSSLILSSPSRKEENPTDSLPDPEKHGVTHARRPPTQFVKQSTRLINTYAPTNDISDDVKDEFYGKLERTYDECPKHIVEVVIGDARNQGQLQETTTLVALAFMSNAVQAHKKTFFEN from the exons ATGTTCGGCCTACCGGAATTTTGGCTCCTGTTAGCCGGTATCGTGCTTAGCTTTAGCGTGTGCATTCTGGCGGAGGATGTTTCCTGTACCAGAATCGATTTTGATCAAGCGACATTGACGTATTTGTCACGTTGCTCCTATATTCAGGAATTTACCGTAAAGCCATATCACGCATCAACGGTATTTACTCCGTACCGGGATTTTGCTGAATATTACCTTTCGGAACAGTGGCAAGGATTGACATGTGGTGAAACAGTGCAGAGTTTCAGTGTGAATGAACAAACTGAACTGAGGATGGTGTACaatttaatttttgatttgagTGCGTCATTGGAGGTTAGGATATTGGACTTAGATCGTATTGATAGCGAAGGAAACCCGACGGTTGTCATTCGATGGAAAACCGAACAGGCTACCCGCGGCTGGGGATTGTTTCAACAGAAGATGGATTTGGTTATCAAACGCGCTAAG aTACAAATCGAAGCTAATATGAATTCTGGCAGTGATCTTGCTATTGAGTATTTCACCGTTTTTAACTATGAAATAGAAACAGATGATTGCAGATCCTTAGATGAATTCGCAACAACAATGATAACTTCTACTATTACTACTCCTTCTTTCACTACAACTACAACTCATCCtattactactactactacttctACTCCTACTACTACCATCCCTACTACTACCTTccctactactactactactacgaCTACTTCTACTACTACCTCTACTACATACGCAACGAGTACTACAAGCAATCCTACTACTACCATTACTTCTACTACAACCAGTACATCTTCATCTAGTGCGTCTTCTACAACTGCTTTCATTGAGAGCACAACTCTGAGTTCAACAACAAATTCTCCAAGAGACGAAAGCACATCGTCAGCTAACCAAGCGATGACTTCTACATTCAAACCGGTTGTCACAGCATCGCCTCCAAGCAAAGCGAACGCAACCGATTGGATATGGATAGCACTGGCAGCAGTGTTTGCCTTTTTGTTTTGTCTGGCCGTAGTTAGCGCAGCCTACATTTATGCTATGAATAGAAGCCTGCTTAAAATTGCTCTGTTGGTAAAAATAAAAAGCAGAGGCAAATCGTCGCAAACTGGAAATCGTTTACATGATAA CCGTAAACGGAGTCTGTGGAATGAGCCCTACCACAGTATTCAAGCCTTCTGCCGTAACACGCAGAGGATTCCGTTCTTTCGTGACAAACTCGTGGGATCAAACTggattcaaataaaaataaagcaaCAAGCCTCAAACCCGGATCCCGGCAACTTTACTTTGCCGGAACAAATTCAGCTAACACACTCCATGGCGTGCAGCCTGACAAGATTGCACGCAACAGGCGAGACCAAGGCGATGGAATTGCAGAAGAACTTCAACCTTGACGGTGACTCGCTGGACAAAGGGCCTTCAGTTTCATCACTAATCCTTAGTTCGCCAAGTCGGAAAGAGGAGAACCCGACGGACAGTCTTCCCGATCCGGAGAAGCACGGGGTCACCCACGCGAGGAGGCCACCGACTCAATTCGTCAAGCAGTCGACCAG gttaatcaacacctacgcacctaCAAACGACATATCCGATgacgtcaaagatgagttctatggaAAGCTGGAACGAACCTATGACGAATGCCCGAAACACATCGTAGAAGTCGTAATCGGAGATGCAAG AAATCAGGGTCAGCTACAAGAGACAACTACACTTGTCGCATTGGCATTTATGTCCAATGCCGTTCAGGCCCACAAAAAAACCTTTTTCGAAAATTAG